GACGTACTTCTCCACGGGCGGCTCGGGTCTCAACATCGGCAGCTCCATGAAGAACAGGTGCGggaagctggtcccgaacatgGCTCCGTCCAGCTTTGGACGGTATCGCGGCCGGAAGACGTCTCTACAGCTTGGGCAGTAGATCTTAACTGTGGAATGGCCCCACTCGTCGCTGAGGCCCACTGGCAGGGCTTTCTGCCCCTTACAGTAGAACTTCGGACACGATCCGAAGTCCCCCATCTCATACTTCAGGCGCATATCTTCCACGCCACGCTCCGTCATAATGTACTTGGCGTGGATCATGCCGTACAGCTTCTCCTCGTGGCCGGAGACCCAGGCCACGGACCTGTCGAAATACGGTTCTAGGATCACGTTCACTGTGTCTTCCGAGTACTCCAGCCCCGTCAGGTTGAACTTGTCGTCTATGAagtcgatgggcacgcggcagaCGAACTCGTTGCTTTTATTCCCAACGAACCAACCAATCCAGCTGGCATCTACTTTATGCTCGTTGCtctggctacaagattttactgtgatttgctatCATTTCTATAAGAAAAACCAAGTTACTTACGGGCTCGACATGTTCACTcgttaaaaatgtaatacaaactgcagtgcgaaatgacaagggctactatgccataatgacatctatgTGTCAGTTGggccaaaaacaaatcaaatgtCAGAGTTTCGATAGGGTAGCAACCCTTAATCGGACGAGGACTGAATGCTCTTTACAAGGGATGCCTTTTACAGGAATTTTTTAGCATTAAATTCTTTAACAAACTTACCATTgagttatatttttataattactcgtagagtaaacggctatactagattcgttgaaaagtataataatatatatataacgtatacatattcttgatcaggatcaatagccgactTCATAAAGGATAACTGTTCGCAGTTCTTAGAATGGCCATGGTTAAGTTAAGTATCCCCGATTAACTCTGAAATTTACATTACATTTTGCTTGGCATCCTCATGCTTGGCATTTCCTGCTTTTTTTACACTTGAAGATAATTCATCAACGTGATCATAAATGAAACCGATATAAAAATGGATTTTAATTATTGACACCACACAGGCGAATCTCATGTGAACGGGCTATAAATCGTCAGTAGGTAACCACCTACCTTGCGCATATGATATGTAATCTTAAAAACTTACTCTTTATGTTTCGATGCTACAATGTTGCATGAGAATCAATACGTTTGAGATGGatgattatttataaaattccaattcaattCCATTCATTCTGGTGGCATAAATTTCTGGCTGTGCTGCATTTCAAGTTCACGGACAGTGGAAAGACGCTCGAGATGTGGCAGCAAGTAAAAGTTGTTACTTATTATGTAAAGCCCGCTGGGGAACTCGTAACTCTGGCGGCAGGCGTCTGTTCTCAAGGCCATCTTCTGCCGGTCTCCACTGATGGGTTTTGTGTTTATGGGTTTTTAGAAAGTGCGAGTGGGGCTCCGTTTCCGAAGCACGACGTTCTGTGGGCCATCAATCTGGGCGAGTGACTCGGACGAGGCCAAATGGATCTCAGCATATGGATCGCTTTTGGTGCGCCGACCCATTTCTGCGCTTGAAACAAGAAAAATGGATGCTCGGCGTATAATGTGTTAAATTGAATGTTAATTAGTGGAACCCCCTTAGTTTTTTTTCCcccttttgtttttggggcTTTGTGCGGCACAAGCCCCTTGAGTCCGACGCTAATAAGCCAGATTGAAGAGCCCACGAAAAGGTGTCCCAAAGTAGTTCACCCGCCGCAAACCCGTTGCGTGGAtggaaaaaatataatatcGTAAATGAGCCAAACCCGTTTGCATGTGCGATTTCGTTCGGTTTTAtgttgaatttaattttaatgtgaTTTTCCGTTTGGTAGTTTAGCCAGCCCCATATATGCTTTTTAACCCCCGCCCTGATTAGTGttgccattttggccattttaTTGCCAAAACCATATAACTATGTTGCTCTGCTAATGATGCATGCTAGTTTTCGTTTCAAGTAACCATTTTACCACATTCAGTTTTTAAGAAGtaagtaaatatttaacaagTCGTCAGTTTTAAGTTGTAAATAGGTGATTAGCTCAAATGTTAGTATCTAAATCTTCTATATTCTTACTTATTTTGCATTGTGCCACTACTTAATTGAACATTGCAAGCGGTCTGGTGTACAGAAACAATTATAAGTGAAGCATATTCCTAATTGAAAATACTCAAAACTTTTTAACAGTTTTCACAATTAGCTGCCAAGCTGTGTGGCTGTGTAATCGCCCCTAAGCCGCTGTTTGTCTTGATTTCATGGTGACGTCTTTTGCGGCGGCTTCTTCTTGGTCCGCTGGCCGCTCAAGCCTGCTCTTCTTCTTGCCCGGCGGCTGCCGTTAGTGCTGCAGTTGGAACGGGCTCCGAACCGGGGCTTTTCTTCGAAGACGGCCGGCAGCTATAAATGGACAGGCGGCTGTAGGGACCGGCATCAGTCGCAGCCTCTAGCTCATCCAGCACAGTCGCTTGAAAACGCAGAAACCTCAGCTCAAGATGGTCAGTGAAGGATTACAAGTTCGGCCTGAAACAAGGATACATCTgtttaacaattttatttgacatattttttttgcggtGCCTAAAAATTGTTGTGTTGTAATGTGTGAAGTGTGTTGTCCTACTTGCAGAAATTCCTTATTGCCTTCGCCCTGTTCGCCTGCGTGGCCGCCGATGTGAGCCACCTGAGCAACGAGTACCTGCCCCCCGTCCAGAGCTCGTATGCCGCCCCCTCGGTGAGCTACTCCGCTCCAGCTGTCCAGCAGACCTACGCCGCTCCAGCCATCCAGCAGTCCTATGTCGCCCCCAGCAACGAGTACCTGCCTCCCGTGCAGACCTACTCCGCACCGGCCGTCCAGAGGACCTACTCCGCACCAGCTGTCCAGAGGACCTACTCCGCCCCCTCTGTTAGCTACTCGGCTCCCTCCGTGAGCTACTCGGCTCCATCGGTCAGCTACTCCGCTCCCGCTGTGCAGCAGTCGTACTCCGCTCCAGCCGTCAGCTACTCCGCCCCTGCTGTCCAGCAGACGTACTCCGCTCCTTCCGTCAGCTACTCCGCCCCTGCTGTCCAGCAGTCGTACTCCGCTCCTTCCGTCAGCTACTCCGCCCCCTCGGTCAGCTACTCTGCCCCCGCTGTCCAGCAGTCGTACTCCGCTCCTGCCGTCAGCTACTCCGCCCCATCGGTGAGCTACTCTGCTCCCTCCGTGGATGTGGGCACCCAGTACGCCTCCAACGGTGGCTACGTCTACAGGAAGTAGGGATCTTCAACGAAGAGGCCTGCAACTGAACACGAAATAGTGTACATAACTACATACTGCCCAAATTAACcatctatttttttttgttttgtaaacTTTGTTAACAACGAAATAAACCGAAACATCAATAATctaaataaatacttttgttttaaaaatggGTTTCAGAGTTACAACAACAAGCGtctagtaataataataataacatttatatcAAGTgtattaatattttctttatatcaaaattccGGTCCAGGATACCAAAATAGCGTACTAAAAACCACGCGCGACATGAGTGCGGTTTGGCTGCGGTTTAGGGGCGGTTTTGGTGCTGTTTTGATGCGGTTTGGGTGCGGCGCGTTTTCAAAATCGAACGTCAAAAGCAAGTGTTTGGTGgaactataaataaatataaaattggtGTTTAATACTTAAGAGAAGACAAAAGGAGACACTTTATAagccaataaaaatataataaagtATGCGAATGATATGTCCATACAAAGTAAAGAAGACTTATTGGTATTAGTCTATATTGGTAattttgcaaattaaaatgcttAATTCTCCGACTAGTTAACACTAAAACCTGTAGGACAAGAATATAAACATTAAACATGAATCAATGTTTGAACTTAGTATTAGCGttaacaaatataatataaagcTTTGATTAAGTTGGGCTTTTTATAAACAGCTTGCAGCTTTGATTAAACTTGGAAGCTGCGACTATTTTAAGCGTTTTCCAAGAGCTTTTAGTTTAAATATAGCATGAAACTTTATGCTTTtcctattttaattattaaactTTTGAGTATCTTAAAACTAGTGCTTGGCATTTCTGAAAAGTTGAAGTAATTTACTCAAGACTTTTTGAAATCATTCATAAACCATTATTTAGTATATTATAGCAAACAAAACGATCCTCATCGACGTTTTTCACCCGTTTAATTAACACCCTTTTCCTTTCGGGCagtaatttttaaaatttaatatttatcaTAAAGCTGAGCAAGAACTTGAatctaaatcaaataaaattttacccTGTCATTGTTCTTTCTTTTCGTTTATTGAATCTTTTTCATTATCGCCTCTTTTCTTTGTGCGATGCTGAATTTAACATTCGATTTCGGCGTTAGTTTATTTATGTAAAGTCCGGCCgctaaattaaattttatagttCAGTTTTGGCACCTCCCCTCGCACCTTCGATCAGCTTTGGATTGGCGACTATTTATGGAACCTTTGTGATGATGCAAAGCAATTTCCGTTCGCCGAATGCGAAAGTGAAATGAGCCGGCTGCGAATTTATGTAATATGTTGATATGCCGTCTTATATATGGCGGATTTGGGGCCCGTGGCCACATAGCCACCGTCGCCGTGCAAGCTCCCAGAGATCAAACCGGAGCTCGAGATGATGCAGCCATGGGCCGTTGTGGTCCTACTTCTGCCCCTGATCAACGGAGATGTGAGTCACCTGCCCAAGGAATATATACCGCCCAGTGCGGAACAGGAACCGACCACACGGTCTGCCGCTGATGGTCAGGAGGTGCAGAAGGATCCATCTGGGTTCTATCCCTCGACTGGACTGCCCCTGCCGCCGGGGTATGCCATTCCCACGGGCAGCAACGTTCCGCCATCGCCTGTCCAGCCGCCAAACTTCCCTCTGCCCATCTATCCACCATTCTTCGGCTTCGGCGGAGGTTCTGTCGAGCAAGGAGGAGGACCTGGTATTGGACCAGTGCCTTCGGCCTATCCCAACGGAGGTGCATTCCCGGGAGGTCCTCCCAATGGAGGTGCATTCCCGGGGGGTCCTCCCAATGGAGGTGCATTCCCGGGGGGTCCTACGAATGCGGCCTTCCAACTGCCACCGGGTGGTCCTTTCGGTCCGCAAGCTGGTAACTTCGCCCAGCCAGGTGGCTTCCCGCAGGTGGGTGGGTTTCCCCCACAAGGAGCTGGCTTCCAGCCACAAGGCATCCCTGGCAATGGATTCCCACCGCAAGGAGCACCCTTCTCACCACAGCCAGGAGTGTTCCCACCACAGGGAGGTGCCTTCGGGCCACAGGGAATACCGGGCAATGGTTTCCCAGGAGGTAACTTCCCGCCACAGGGAGGGCCTTTCCCAGGATCCGCATATCCACCGGAGTTCTTGACGAACCAGGGACTTCCCCTCACAAATCCCCAGGGTCCCTTCCAAGGACCCAGTCCAGCAGGATTTAATGTGCCCGCGGGATTCGGCGGACCTGTGCCCGGCCAGAATCCCTACCAGCAATTTGGACCCGGTTTCGGAGGACCCGCTCCGCCGGGCTACTCCGATGAGCCGGCGAAGGAGCAACCAAAGGACAGTGAGAGGACGGTAGTGCCACCACCATTGGCCGACGATCCCAAGAGTGCGGCGGATACGGTGTACGCATCCAATGGCGGCTACGTCTACAAGAGGGCCAAGTGATGCGATGGGCTTCAAAGCTCCAAATTGGGGAGTTCATCCAACATGTTCGCCATAAATTATGATccatattttgttttgtatgtTTTTGCCTGTGTTTTTATTCATTTCTTGTTCATCTGCTGGCCATAAAGCTGCGGACAGACAAAACGATTGTCTCTATGCTAATCGAAATCTTAGCCAAAACTGACTGATAACCATAAACGAGACAATCTATCGTCGTGATTGATACatatattatgtatatatatacatagacGTACATATGTTTTATGCATCAATACAAGGCGATTAAAGgctgaaataaaaaacacgATTTGTGATTTGGGTGTGGACTAGAACCGATGTCCTACGATAATTATGCACACATAATTCACGATCAAGGTTTATTGAACTCTGATATGTTTCTGGAGGGAATTAAGTTTAAACAAAATGGTACAAGAATTAAGAAAAAACATCCACAAGTTAATAGCAGTAATGATAAACTATGCAACAACAATGGATAAGTAAAAAATGTACaacttaaaaacaaataaattctCATAATTAAAAATGGATTTATTGTTATCATTTCGTATTCTAAAATAAATCCAACTTGAAGATaacaaataaattcaaatgatTGTCTTCGCTGTGCAAATTTTTTATTGACGTCACAGAAAAGAAGTAGAGAAAGAAGCTGCCCTCCTAAAGGGCAAACTTAATCGATTTGAGTTAATCTCAGCGAAATTCAAAGAACATTCTGAGTTAATTTTAGCTTCGCGATATTGTTTTTCATTTGCCAAACTAGTTTCTGACGTCAAAGAGTTTCCCCTAAAGAACATAGATAAAGATATGGTAATGAACTTCTTTTCGTGGACTTAAGATGGTTATCGAAAAGGGGATTTTTCCATAGCTTAAAACCAGACTTATTCAACTCCCATGTTTGGCCGCCCGTTTCAAAAGTCTATAGACTTCAACTAGCCCGAATTGATTTTCTAttcacctttttttttatgtcTCCACTGAATTATTTATATGTGGCTTTTgattgtgttgttgttgcctgcGATTCAGTAAATACATTAAAAGCCTTTATGATATCTTTTTTATGGCTTTGCCAAAtggtaaaaaatgtatttttgtcTTTTGGGAGAGCTTTTGTCACCTTTTATGACACGCTTCATCAACTGACATCAGTTGGTTCATCAACTGACATACATCAGTTGGTTCATCAACTTACATCAGTTGGTTCATCAACTGACATCAGTTGGGCAGTTTAGTGCTGCTACTTCTGTTTCACTAAACTTTCTAGTAAAATAACCTTATTAAGAAAAATAATCTATAAAATAATGAACTAAGTAGTTGgaagtatttatttatagatatTAAGATATAGATTGTACATCTGAGTTTTTCTATCTTTCACTCAAGCTTAAGCCCTTCGTTTGTCGTGCATGCAAATGGAAAGTGGCTTATCCAAATCAATTCAGCGGCTTGTTGCAATTTTCGCTAAAGTCGAATTCCGCTGAATATTCATCACGATCGTGAGCTTTAGCTTTTGGATATATAGAGGCTGTTCGCACAGCAATTAGTCATAATTAAGGCAGACTGTGCCCGCGGTTGTCAGAGGCCCTCAACTTGACATTTTCCTTTGTGGACTCGAACCTTACcttgttttcaatttgtcACATTTCTGCGCGTTTTTGTTCGCTTTTCGTGCGGGGCGCGTGTTTGGGGCGCCAGGTGCAAACGAAgaaaatgatgatgatgatgatgatgatgatgatgatgaagaagAAGTTCGCATTCAAATGAATGGCCTCCGAAGATCCGCATAGTGTGGTCTTTGTATTATCTTGTAAGCCCATGACATGCCCATCATAATAATCTCCGCGACACACGCCTACGAGATGCATATGAAATCGTATCGAATCCATATCGAGATCCCGCCAAACAATCGCTGGCCCCTGATTACCAATAACTTATGGCCCATTGAAAATGTCCGAAGGTTGGACACGTTTCTGCCACCGAGTGAGATCTCAGTAGATATCTATATGTTGTTGGGAAATCGCCCTGGTGGGGCCCTTAGGCGATTAACATTTTGTCATAAATTCAAAACCTAGAGCtaaaacaatagacgaaagTCGCAGGAAAAATCTCACATGCGTTTGTCCAGAGAATGTTGGTGCCACTGAACTAATAAATCTTATTTCATTATGCCAAAAATGTTGCAACATATAAACACATATGCTTAACagctaaatatttataattttaccACAAAAAATGTTatcaataaatacaaattcagAATGCAATCTCACGTATTTAAACCTAATGCAATAATCTTGTAAGGCAATGTAACTTGCATTACCTGCTGAAATCAGAAGTGCAATGCACTTAAGTCAAAGTGGCCAAGGTGTCAATTGACCAGATGGACACAATCCAAGCCAACAAGCGATTGATAAATATTTGAGCTTTGCTTTTGACATAGatgcaccgaaaaaaaattatGCATGGTACAGAAAAATCAAGCAAAAAGCTATATAGGAAAATGATATTCTCCAcgtttaaacaaaaattaaaaaaataaaattcatttattcatttttgccatattgcaaaaaaatgtaattctTGAACATCGaatattttctaataatttatattaacatttatataatatcTTCTGCAAATTTCTATAGTTCCTCggtgaaaattaaaaatgcaccATAAAAACTTGGATGTGTAACCATACATTTGGCCATTTTGGACTGTTTGTTATCACACGGAGGCTTTGGCGAGTGTTCGCTGTGAGTCGTGCTTTTGGCCATTTAATAATCCGCACCGAAATGAGATGTGTTTTGCATGATTTCATTGTTGGCCATCTGCATTAGCATTCCCCCCGCTCCATGGAGTTGTTTTAACATCTGGCAGATGGCACATGGCACATGGCATGGAGGCATATCGCACCAATTAAGGGGAGAGCTGCCAACTATAAATGCAGACGGGGTCTCCAAGATGGTCATCAGTTAATCGGTTACGTTCGCTCGGTGCACCTCTAGCTTCCTCAGATTCAGTGACCCCCAGTGAAGATGGTAAGTGGCCATCTCGATTCCCtctcatatatttttttaaagtgATTTGACAAGTGATATGTGACGTTTTTGCTCTCTTGCCTAGAAAACCTTTGCCTTTATCGTTGTGGCTGCTCTCAGCCTGGCTGTGGTCAGTGGACGCCCGGGTGCCCAGTATCTGCCACCTCTGCCGGTTAAGGAGGTGTCCGCTGCGCCGAGCTTCCAGCAGTTGGTTCAGCCTCAGCTCCAGCAGCACATCCAGTCGCAGATCCATCCCCAAGTGGAGTCCATTCAGGCCTCGGTTCCGCTGGCTAGCTTCACCATCCAGTCGAGTGGACAGCAGCAATATCAGAGTGTCCCAGCCCCAGCTCCAGTTTCCATTCCAGCACCTGCTCCAGTGGCAATCTCCGCTCCAGCTCCCGCCCCTGCTCCCGTGGAGGTTTCACAGCCGGCTCCCCAGGTGATCTATGAAGCACCCAAGCCTGTGGTTGCCACACAGACGGCGGTGAAGAACGCCTATCTGCCACCCGCTCCCGTCCAGCAATTTGTGCCCGCTCCGGAGCCAGTGGTTGCGAACATTGCACCACAGCAGGAGACCATCACCACCACTTACACCGCCCCAGCTGCCGCTACCGTTCCAGCACCCGCTCCAATTGCCATTCCAGTTCCTGCAGTGCAGGAACAGCACCAGGTGTTCCAGCAGACCTACTCCgttccagctcctgctcccgTGGTCCAGCAAACATACTCCGCACCCGCACCAGTTGTACAGGAACAGACCTACACCGCTCCCGCTCCTGTGCAGGCCGTGCAGCAGACTTATTCAGCTCCCGTGGCTCAGGAACAATACTACAGCGCTCCTGCTTCTGTGGCTCAGCAGACTTACtccgctcctgctcctgctccagctccagttcAGGAACAATTCTATAGTGCTCCCGCCCCAGCCGTTCAGCAGACTTACtctgctccagctcctgctcctgtcgTTCAGCAGACCTACTCCGCCCCTGCTTCAGCGCCTCAGCAGACTTACTccgctccagctccagcagTCCAGGAGCAAACTCAAGTGGTTCAGACCTACAGCGCTCCGGCTCCCGCTCCAGTTGCTCAGCAGACCTATTCCTACCCAGCTCCAGTGGTGCAGCAAGCGCCAGTGGTTCAGGCAGTGGCTCAGCAGGCACCTGTGGTTCAGCAGAGCTACTCTGCTCCGGCTCCCGCTCCTGTGGTTCAGCAAACATACTCCGCTCCAGCCCCTGTGGTTCAAGAGACCATTCAGCAAGCCCCTGTTATCCAGCAGGCTCCTGTAGTTCAGCAGAGCTACTCCGCTCCGGCTCCCGCTCCAGTTGCTCAGCAGACCTATTCCTACCCAGCTCCAGTGGTGCAGCAAGCGCCAGTGGTTCAGGCAGTGGCTCAGCAGGCACCTGTGGTTCAGCAGAGCTACTCTGCTCCGGCTCCCGCTCCTGTGGTTCAGCAAACATACTCCGCTCCAGCCCCTGTGGTTCAAGAGACCATTCAGCAAGCCCCCGTTATCCAGCAGGCTCCTGTAGTTCAGCAGAGCTACTCCGCTCCGGCTCCTGTGGTTCAAGAGAACGTTCAGCAAACCCCTGTAATCCAGCAGAGTTACATCGCTCCTGCTCCCGTTTCCATCCCTGAGCCCGTTCAGCAGATTGTGCAGCAGCCGCAGTACAGTGGTTACTCCTACCAGACGCCTCAGCAAGCTTCAGCTCCAGCTCCGGTTCAGGTGTCCCTTCCTGCTCCAGCACCCGTGGTGATCTCGCCTCCTGCTCCGGCTCCAATTTCCAtcccagctccagctccagctccagctccagctcctgctccagtTCAACTGCAGCAGTCCTTTGTGCCAGCACCACCAACTCCCATCCAAGTCCAACAGCCAGCCCAACCCATTGTACAGTACTCAGCACCAGCGGTGCAACAGCAGGTGACCTACACCCAGCCCGCTCCTGCTCCAGTTCAAGTTGCCGCTCCAGCTCCGGTTGCGGTTTCCGGTCCCGTGGAGATCGGAACCAGCTACGCCGCCAATGGTGGTTACCTGTACAAGTAGGATGCCCGTGAACGGACCCCAGCGGAGGTCCGAACTCGCATCGAGTTGGGTATTCAACGATTCAGCTGAATTTAgtgttacgtagccaatttcTAGCACCTTATAATTTTGTTAATcaataaattgtttttgttttattaaaaatactttttcattttaatatttcagAGAAAAGGAGCAAGTGAGACATTTGTTATCAGTATGATAAGTTTAACTAATTTCATTTGAGATTGcttaaaaaataacaaaaaaacatGATAGTCAAGTAGCTCGACTACCCGATACTCATTACTATTCTGAGAATTCACAGGATGGCACAGGATTACCTACAGCAGTAACCAGAAGGCATTGATTTCGAAACTCAGC
The Drosophila mauritiana strain mau12 chromosome X, ASM438214v1, whole genome shotgun sequence DNA segment above includes these coding regions:
- the LOC117146802 gene encoding suppressor-of-stellate-like protein → MSSPQSNEHKVDASWIGWFVGNKSNEFVCRVPIDFIDDKFNLTGLEYSEDTVNVILEPYFDRSVAWVSGHEEKLYGMIHAKYIMTERGVEDMRLKYEMGDFGSCPKFYCKGQKALPVGLSDEWGHSTVKIYCPSCRDVFRPRYRPKLDGAMFGTSFPHLFFMELPMLRPEPPVEKYVPRLHGFQLHESAFMPLDPRDSSRESSPKSFKSSSPSFFPD
- the LOC117146790 gene encoding calphotin, coding for MKTFAFIVVAALSLAVVSGRPGAQYLPPLPVKEVSAAPSFQQLVQPQLQQHIQSQIHPQVESIQASVPLASFTIQSSGQQQYQSVPAPAPVSIPAPAPVAISAPAPAPAPVEVSQPAPQVIYEAPKPVVATQTAVKNAYLPPAPVQQFVPAPEPVVANIAPQQETITTTYTAPAAATVPAPAPIAIPVPAVQEQHQVFQQTYSVPAPAPVVQQTYSAPAPVVQEQTYTAPAPVQAVQQTYSAPVAQEQYYSAPASVAQQTYSAPAPAPAPVQEQFYSAPAPAVQQTYSAPAPAPVVQQTYSAPASAPQQTYSAPAPAVQEQTQVVQTYSAPAPAPVAQQTYSYPAPVVQQAPVVQAVAQQAPVVQQSYSAPAPAPVVQQTYSAPAPVVQETIQQAPVIQQAPVVQQSYSAPAPAPVAQQTYSYPAPVVQQAPVVQAVAQQAPVVQQSYSAPAPAPVVQQTYSAPAPVVQETIQQAPVIQQAPVVQQSYSAPAPVVQENVQQTPVIQQSYIAPAPVSIPEPVQQIVQQPQYSGYSYQTPQQASAPAPVQVSLPAPAPVVISPPAPAPISIPAPAPAPAPAPAPVQLQQSFVPAPPTPIQVQQPAQPIVQYSAPAVQQQVTYTQPAPAPVQVAAPAPVAVSGPVEIGTSYAANGGYLYK
- the LOC117146805 gene encoding cuticle protein 16.5 encodes the protein MKFLIAFALFACVAADVSHLSNEYLPPVQSSYAAPSVSYSAPAVQQTYAAPAIQQSYVAPSNEYLPPVQTYSAPAVQRTYSAPAVQRTYSAPSVSYSAPSVSYSAPSVSYSAPAVQQSYSAPAVSYSAPAVQQTYSAPSVSYSAPAVQQSYSAPSVSYSAPSVSYSAPAVQQSYSAPAVSYSAPSVSYSAPSVDVGTQYASNGGYVYRK
- the LOC117146808 gene encoding basic salivary proline-rich protein 2; protein product: MMQPWAVVVLLLPLINGDVSHLPKEYIPPSAEQEPTTRSAADGQEVQKDPSGFYPSTGLPLPPGYAIPTGSNVPPSPVQPPNFPLPIYPPFFGFGGGSVEQGGGPGIGPVPSAYPNGGAFPGGPPNGGAFPGGPTNAAFQLPPGGPFGPQAGNFAQPGGFPQVGGFPPQGAGFQPQGIPGNGFPPQGAPFSPQPGVFPPQGGAFGPQGIPGNGFPGGNFPPQGGPFPGSAYPPEFLTNQGLPLTNPQGPFQGPSPAGFNVPAGFGGPVPGQNPYQQFGPGFGGPAPPGYSDEPAKEQPKDSERTVVPPPLADDPKSAADTVYASNGGYVYKRAK